Sequence from the Patescibacteria group bacterium genome:
ACCTTCATCAATAAACCGGGAGTACAGGTCATCCAGTTGCTCTATATTATTCTCGGCGTTTGGGAAATTCTTTAATATATCATCTTGGGTTATAAAACCTGCTTTTTTCCCTTCAAGAATTAATTTTTTTATGCTTTTTTCAAAATTGGGGTTACTCATTTAGTTGCCTTTCCGGACAGGCTTAAAAATTCTTTTTGCAATTCTTTAATTTGGTTCTTATCCCCCGCGCTTTCCGCGGATTTCATCTTGCGGCTTACTTCGCGCAGTTTTCTGCGCAAAGTCTCTTTGTTTATTATATCAAATATTTTTTTTATTTCCTTATCTAAAACCAACTCGTCTTCCTCCAAAGAATCCGCAATAGGCAGTTCCATTAAATGTAATTTCTCCACCAGTTTGTTTTCTTCGGAATCAAGCTTAAGACAAAAGTTTTTTAGTAAAAACCTTTCCTTGTTTAACAGGTAATCTTTTAATTTAACAAAAACCGAATTGACAATCTCGTTGGTAAAATCATCAAAAGATAATTTATACAATGTTTTCTGGGCAATATCTTTAGGGGCTTTTAATATTAAAGCAAGCATATATTCTTGAGGAGAAAAATTGGAGGATACGCCCGCTTTTTCCACAAAACCGTTTTTTACGGACGATTTTTTATTCTCATACTTCGCAAGAGACTCCGCAACCGTTTCCTCGGTAACATCCAAAAGAGTCGCAAGTTCCTTAATGTAGTGCGCTTTTTGGATGGTATGGGGTATTTCCGAAACAATGGGGAGCAAAAAATCGGCGGCTTTCTTTTTCTCAAGAGAGTTTTGTACATTATGCTTTTTCTTGGCGTAATTAAAATAAAAATCGTAAATGGAAACGGCGTTTTTTACCGCGTCTTCAAAAACTTTTTTATCGGCTCGCACGGCTTCGTCCGGGTCTTTAACATCGTCCGGCAAAATTCCTACTTTTACATCAAGCCCAATATCGGAAGCCAAATTTAAAGCGCGTTTGGTTGCCTCCACACCAGCGTTATCCGTATCGTAAAAAATAAGCAAAGTATCCGCAAACCTTTTTATTAAACCCAACTGTCCCGCCGTTAAGCTCGTGCCAAGAGAAGCCACTATATTCTTAAACCCTTCCTGCATAGGGGTTATTACATCAAAATACCCTTCCACCAAAATGGCTTCTTTCTTTTTTTTAATCGCAGACCTTGCCAAATCCAAATTAAACAGAAACCTCTCCTTTTTGAAAACTAGGGTTTCAGGACCATTCAAATACTTTGGCTCGGTTTTGTCTAAACTTCTGCCAGAAAACCCCACCACTTCACCTCGTTCATTTCTTAACGGAATGATAATGCGTCCTCTAAAACGGTCGTAGAACCCGCTAGTTTTTTCTTTAGGCGCAACCAGTCCGGATGCGGCGATGAGGGTTATATCATATTTTTTTTTGAGCAGAAAATTAAAAAGGCTATTCCAGGAATTGGGCGCGTAACCTAGTTTATAAAGGGAGATGGTATCGCTTTTTATGCCTCTATTTTTTAGGTATGCTAAAGCCTTTTTTCCAAATTTATGGTTTTTTAGGATATAGTGAAAATACTCCGCGGTAATTTGGTTTATTTCTAAAATCTTTTTGGCTTTTATTTCTTCGGGGGAACGGGTAAAATTACTTTTTTTCAGTTCAATGCCCGCTTTTTTGGCAAGAAATTCAAGAGATTGCCTAAAATCCAGCCCTTCCATTTCTTGAATAAATTTTATAGCGTCTCCGCCTTTATCGCAACCAAAGCATTTAAAAATTTGAAGTTCGGGAGAAACCATAAAGGAAGGGGTTTTTTCGTCGTGAAAGGGGCATAAACCTTTATAATTTTTACCGCCTTTTGTTAAAGGAACATATTCGTTTATTAGATTTACAATATCAATACGGGATTTAACCTCTTTTATAGTATCTTCCATACACCCCTATTTTATCACGGTTTAGCAAACCCTCGCTGACGAATAGCTTCTAAAAGCCTTTAAGGAGTTTCCTTTGAAAAAGGAGACTCCTTTGTAAGAAACTTCCTGCAAACAGTGTAACAACAGCTTCATCTACTCCCGAGGTGGTTAGCTTGTATGTTACTTCTATAGCCAAATTTTTCCGAGTAATATTGCACATAACGTAT
This genomic interval carries:
- the dnaG gene encoding DNA primase, which gives rise to MEDTIKEVKSRIDIVNLINEYVPLTKGGKNYKGLCPFHDEKTPSFMVSPELQIFKCFGCDKGGDAIKFIQEMEGLDFRQSLEFLAKKAGIELKKSNFTRSPEEIKAKKILEINQITAEYFHYILKNHKFGKKALAYLKNRGIKSDTISLYKLGYAPNSWNSLFNFLLKKKYDITLIAASGLVAPKEKTSGFYDRFRGRIIIPLRNERGEVVGFSGRSLDKTEPKYLNGPETLVFKKERFLFNLDLARSAIKKKKEAILVEGYFDVITPMQEGFKNIVASLGTSLTAGQLGLIKRFADTLLIFYDTDNAGVEATKRALNLASDIGLDVKVGILPDDVKDPDEAVRADKKVFEDAVKNAVSIYDFYFNYAKKKHNVQNSLEKKKAADFLLPIVSEIPHTIQKAHYIKELATLLDVTEETVAESLAKYENKKSSVKNGFVEKAGVSSNFSPQEYMLALILKAPKDIAQKTLYKLSFDDFTNEIVNSVFVKLKDYLLNKERFLLKNFCLKLDSEENKLVEKLHLMELPIADSLEEDELVLDKEIKKIFDIINKETLRRKLREVSRKMKSAESAGDKNQIKELQKEFLSLSGKATK